In Gottschalkia purinilytica, a single window of DNA contains:
- a CDS encoding NAD(+)/NADH kinase translates to MCGDCNKKSIINIIHNNDSRSKETYETLESKLKSKGFFVSETFDESAMLNICIGGDGAFLRAVHKYNFPDTPFIGVNTGHLGFFQEVSPDNLDSFVNNLYEEKYKIEEFKLIEAIICTRNSCIVLRGINEIALKGIESQVIHLNISIDNEHFEKVSGDGIIVSTPIGSTAYNFSCGGSIINPSLKTLQLTPIAPINSKAYRSLQSSLIIPSDSYIKVTPEYRDESSILIIVDGKQFQYDNIIEINFQYSNKVLRKLTINEKTFWSNVRDKFL, encoded by the coding sequence TTGTGTGGAGATTGTAATAAAAAAAGCATAATTAATATTATACATAATAATGATTCCCGTTCAAAGGAAACTTATGAAACTTTAGAGTCCAAACTTAAATCTAAGGGTTTCTTTGTTTCTGAAACTTTTGATGAAAGTGCCATGTTAAATATATGTATAGGTGGAGATGGTGCCTTTTTAAGAGCTGTTCATAAGTATAACTTTCCTGATACTCCTTTTATAGGAGTTAATACAGGTCATTTAGGTTTTTTTCAAGAAGTATCTCCCGATAATCTTGATAGTTTTGTAAATAATCTATATGAAGAAAAATATAAAATAGAAGAGTTTAAGCTTATAGAAGCAATAATATGTACAAGAAATAGCTGTATAGTACTTAGAGGAATTAATGAAATTGCTTTAAAAGGAATTGAATCACAAGTAATCCATCTAAATATATCAATAGATAATGAACATTTTGAAAAAGTAAGTGGAGATGGAATCATTGTTTCTACTCCTATAGGAAGTACTGCTTATAATTTTTCCTGTGGAGGTAGTATAATTAATCCTTCATTAAAAACTTTACAATTAACACCTATAGCACCTATTAACTCTAAAGCTTATAGGTCTCTACAAAGTAGCCTTATTATACCTAGTGACTCATATATAAAAGTAACTCCTGAGTATAGAGATGAAAGTTCAATATTAATTATAGTTGATGGAAAGCAGTTTCAATATGACAATATTATAGAAATTAATTTTCAATATTCAAATAAAGTTTTGAGAAAATTAACCATAAATGAAAAAACTTTTTGGTCTAATGTACGGGATAAATTCTTATAA
- a CDS encoding RluA family pseudouridine synthase, whose amino-acid sequence MKNFEENESIVSFKVEDDELTVERTLKKRFDVSSRLFRKLVKTKCVFLNNRKVNRNETVKKGDIITIIMEDEKDSNIPQNDIPIDIIYEDYDLVIINKQPNMVVHPTKGHPYGTIANALAYYFKEKNIKKKVRFVNRLDRDTSGVLVIAKNSFAHQQLSKQFQDDLVEKTYLTLVKGIVKEENGTIDMPIERDEEDSIKRVVREDGKRCITHYKVIERYKNSTLLEVKIETGRTHQIRVHLSYIGYPIIGDPLYNNSSELINRQALHSYSLKFNLLRTNKRIEVKAELPKDIQKVIELGKKECIE is encoded by the coding sequence ATGAAAAACTTTGAAGAAAATGAAAGTATAGTATCATTTAAAGTAGAAGATGATGAGCTTACGGTTGAAAGAACTTTAAAAAAAAGATTTGATGTTTCAAGTAGGTTATTTAGAAAACTAGTTAAGACAAAATGTGTATTTTTAAATAATAGAAAGGTAAATAGAAATGAAACAGTAAAAAAAGGGGACATAATTACTATAATAATGGAAGATGAAAAAGATTCTAATATTCCTCAAAATGATATACCTATAGATATTATTTATGAAGATTATGATTTAGTAATTATCAATAAACAGCCTAATATGGTAGTTCATCCTACAAAAGGTCATCCATATGGAACAATAGCAAATGCACTTGCTTATTACTTCAAAGAAAAAAATATAAAAAAGAAAGTAAGATTCGTTAACAGGTTAGATAGAGATACATCTGGAGTATTAGTAATAGCTAAGAATTCATTTGCACATCAACAACTATCAAAACAGTTTCAAGATGATCTAGTTGAAAAAACTTATTTGACATTAGTAAAAGGTATAGTAAAAGAAGAAAATGGTACAATAGATATGCCAATAGAAAGAGACGAGGAAGATTCTATAAAAAGAGTGGTAAGAGAAGATGGTAAACGCTGTATTACACACTATAAGGTTATAGAAAGATATAAGAATTCCACCTTATTAGAAGTAAAGATAGAGACAGGAAGAACTCACCAAATAAGAGTACATTTAAGCTACATAGGTTATCCTATAATAGGAGATCCACTATATAATAATTCTAGCGAACTTATTAATAGACAAGCATTACATTCATATTCTCTTAAATTTAATTTACTTAGAACAAACAAAAGAATAGAAGTAAAAGCTGAGTTACCAAAAGATATACAAAAAGTTATAGAGTTAGGCAAGAAAGAGTGTATTGAGTAA
- a CDS encoding helix-turn-helix domain-containing protein, with product MFYEGKVAEAVSLIVERKRKKKSEAYTSLYKQDIQKIETVTAYLNDHYAYTIPLERLAKIACMGTTKLKTTFKQFHGCTVTEYIQQRRMGQAEHLLSDTDFPIGQIAETVGYTSASRFAELFRKSTGLLPGEYRKMAKRK from the coding sequence TTGTTTTATGAAGGAAAAGTTGCGGAAGCGGTGTCTTTAATTGTTGAGAGAAAACGGAAAAAGAAATCGGAAGCATATACTTCACTTTATAAACAGGACATTCAAAAAATCGAAACGGTTACTGCCTATCTAAACGATCACTATGCTTACACTATTCCTTTAGAAAGGTTGGCGAAAATCGCCTGCATGGGAACCACAAAGTTAAAAACAACATTCAAACAGTTCCACGGTTGTACCGTAACAGAATATATTCAGCAACGCCGTATGGGTCAAGCAGAACATTTACTTTCTGATACTGATTTTCCCATTGGGCAGATAGCTGAAACAGTTGGATATACAAGTGCAAGCCGTTTTGCAGAATTATTCCGAAAAAGCACCGGACTTTTGCCAGGAGAATATCGGAAAATGGCAAAAAGAAAATGA
- a CDS encoding ABC transporter ATP-binding protein yields the protein MKEKKKNPVALLLHWAGKDRYWLILSVILSPISGLCTMVPYFGIYRLMDAVFSGTCTKEIVYQNALLVAVSVIVRFVLFGSSGIASHKGAYGALFRVRCMVVDHMSKVPLGALSERSTGDIKTVLNEDIEKLELFLAHNLPDLVCYLCGPIVIFIYLMTVNIPMALISLIPLILAAAVMGIMFRNIDEMMGRANRSISNLNSVMIEYISGMKLIKAYNMGSKSFQKYAGAIKEENDVWNEMSRKMGPPYAAFIVIIECGMLLMVPLGGMFFMKGSLTASTFLMFAYVGSLYLTEIRPLQELGGTFAEVLTGITKTAEILEIPTNEGGIDFPKKHDIELKNIKFSYDGKTNILENCNLHIKNGEKMALVGLSGAGKSTVIELISRFYDVQDGEILIDGKNVKKINYETLLKNVAIVFQKTFLTRDSVLENIRMGSNASLAEVREAAKQAQIDDFIMSLPNGYDTKVGSFGARFSGGEKQRIAIARAILKNAPILILDEATSAADPENQVEIDKAIQNLCKGKTVIIVAHRLSVLKTCDRIAVVESHTISCVGTHEEVRKKNVYYNQAWTDYEKARNIVYQLEGGAVHAN from the coding sequence TTGAAAGAGAAAAAGAAAAATCCTGTCGCTCTTTTACTCCATTGGGCAGGAAAAGACAGGTATTGGTTGATTTTATCAGTTATTTTATCACCGATAAGCGGACTTTGCACAATGGTTCCTTATTTTGGAATTTATCGTCTAATGGACGCTGTTTTTTCTGGCACTTGTACGAAAGAAATTGTATATCAAAATGCGTTATTGGTTGCTGTTTCTGTCATAGTTCGTTTTGTGCTGTTTGGTTCTTCTGGTATTGCATCACATAAAGGCGCATACGGAGCATTATTCCGTGTTCGTTGCATGGTTGTAGATCATATGTCAAAAGTTCCTTTAGGGGCATTAAGTGAGCGCAGCACCGGGGATATAAAGACAGTCCTCAATGAAGATATTGAAAAACTGGAACTGTTTTTGGCTCACAATCTTCCGGATTTGGTCTGCTATCTATGCGGGCCTATCGTAATCTTTATTTATTTAATGACAGTAAATATTCCTATGGCATTGATTTCTTTAATCCCGCTTATTCTTGCTGCTGCAGTTATGGGTATTATGTTCCGCAACATAGATGAAATGATGGGCAGGGCGAACCGTTCTATTTCTAATCTTAATTCTGTGATGATTGAGTATATCAGCGGTATGAAGCTCATTAAGGCTTACAACATGGGAAGCAAATCTTTTCAGAAATATGCAGGAGCAATCAAAGAAGAAAATGACGTATGGAATGAAATGTCCCGTAAAATGGGGCCGCCGTATGCTGCGTTTATCGTGATTATTGAGTGCGGTATGCTCCTTATGGTTCCTTTGGGTGGTATGTTTTTTATGAAAGGCTCTTTGACAGCCAGTACCTTTCTAATGTTTGCTTATGTTGGCTCTCTGTATTTAACTGAAATTAGACCTCTACAAGAGTTAGGCGGTACATTTGCAGAAGTCCTCACTGGAATTACTAAAACAGCTGAAATCTTAGAAATTCCTACCAATGAGGGCGGCATAGATTTTCCGAAAAAGCATGATATTGAATTGAAAAATATCAAGTTTTCTTACGACGGAAAAACAAACATTTTAGAGAATTGCAATCTCCACATTAAAAACGGTGAAAAAATGGCCTTAGTTGGTCTTTCTGGTGCAGGCAAGAGTACTGTAATCGAACTGATTTCCCGTTTTTATGATGTGCAGGACGGTGAGATTTTAATTGATGGTAAAAATGTTAAGAAAATCAATTATGAAACACTTCTGAAAAATGTTGCTATTGTATTTCAGAAAACATTCTTGACCCGTGATAGTGTGTTAGAAAACATCAGAATGGGTAGTAATGCCAGTCTTGCAGAAGTGCGGGAAGCGGCAAAACAGGCACAGATTGACGATTTTATTATGTCCCTGCCTAATGGCTATGATACAAAGGTGGGTAGCTTCGGCGCAAGGTTCTCCGGTGGCGAAAAACAACGGATAGCGATTGCAAGAGCGATTTTGAAAAATGCCCCTATCTTAATTTTAGACGAGGCTACTTCCGCAGCCGATCCAGAAAATCAAGTTGAAATTGATAAGGCCATTCAAAATCTTTGTAAAGGAAAAACAGTTATTATTGTTGCGCATCGCCTTTCTGTTTTAAAGACTTGTGACAGAATAGCTGTGGTTGAAAGCCACACGATTTCTTGTGTTGGAACGCATGAGGAAGTACGAAAGAAAAATGTCTACTATAATCAGGCATGGACGGATTATGAAAAAGCTCGTAATATCGTTTATCAGTTGGAAGGAGGGGCTGTTCATGCAAACTAA